The following proteins are encoded in a genomic region of Enterocloster clostridioformis:
- a CDS encoding virulence RhuM family protein: MENQGEIIIYQTEDGLTHIEVKIEDETVWLSQQQMADLYQTSRTNVVEHIKHIYEDGELDEQSTCRNFRQVRQEGNREVARNIPFYNLDMIISLGYRVKSSIATRFRRWATERLREYMIKGFTMDDERLKGNGGGNYWRELLERIRDIRSSEKVLYRQVLDLYATSVDYDPRSEDSIEFFKIVQNKLHFAAHGHTAAEVIYERADSEKPFMGLTTFSGELPELKDISIAKNYLNEEELKVLNNLVSGYFDLAEINAIEHKPMYMKDYIDQLDAILLSGNRKLLAGYGKVSHDQAMKKAKEEYRKYQKNTLSPVEQAYMETIKDVGENAKKRVRKERGNRR, from the coding sequence ATGGAGAATCAAGGTGAAATCATTATTTATCAAACAGAAGATGGCCTAACACACATAGAGGTGAAAATTGAGGATGAAACCGTCTGGTTGAGTCAACAGCAAATGGCAGACTTGTACCAAACCTCTAGGACGAATGTGGTCGAGCATATAAAACACATTTACGAAGATGGTGAACTGGATGAGCAGTCAACCTGTCGGAATTTCCGACAGGTTCGTCAAGAAGGCAATAGAGAAGTTGCAAGGAATATACCATTTTATAATCTTGACATGATCATATCACTTGGATATAGAGTAAAATCATCGATTGCCACGAGATTTCGGCGTTGGGCGACAGAGCGTTTGAGGGAATACATGATTAAAGGCTTTACTATGGATGATGAAAGGTTGAAAGGCAATGGCGGTGGTAATTACTGGCGTGAATTACTTGAACGTATTAGAGATATCCGCTCATCTGAAAAGGTATTGTATCGACAAGTTCTGGATTTATATGCCACAAGTGTAGATTACGATCCTCGTAGTGAGGATTCAATAGAGTTCTTTAAAATAGTGCAGAATAAGCTGCATTTCGCGGCTCATGGCCATACAGCGGCAGAAGTGATATACGAACGAGCAGATTCAGAAAAGCCGTTTATGGGACTTACTACATTTTCGGGAGAACTTCCGGAATTAAAGGATATTAGTATTGCAAAAAATTATCTGAATGAGGAAGAATTAAAAGTTTTGAATAATCTTGTTTCTGGTTATTTTGATTTGGCTGAAATTAATGCAATCGAGCATAAGCCAATGTACATGAAAGATTATATTGACCAGTTGGATGCTATTTTATTGTCAGGTAATAGAAAACTGCTTGCGGGATATGGAAAAGTGAGTCATGATCAGGCAATGAAAAAGGCAAAGGAAGAGTATAGAAAATACCAAAAAAATACACTTTCACCGGTGGAGCAGGCATATATGGAAACTATTAAGGACGTTGGTGAGAATGCGAAAAAGAGAGTAAGAAAAGAAAGAGGAAATAGAAGATGA
- the tnpB gene encoding IS66 family insertion sequence element accessory protein TnpB (TnpB, as the term is used for proteins encoded by IS66 family insertion elements, is considered an accessory protein, since TnpC, encoded by a neighboring gene, is a DDE family transposase.), with amino-acid sequence MLDFYGSTTVYLACGCTDLRKSYTGLAAIIKLKFHLDPYSRCMFAFCNRRRTLLKILQWDGSGFWILMKRLDRDSFHWPDTPDELQKVTLKEIHWLCDGLSLNPSGAFEERHPKIVI; translated from the coding sequence ATGCTTGATTTTTACGGAAGTACTACAGTCTATCTGGCATGTGGCTGCACGGACCTCCGGAAGAGCTACACTGGTTTAGCGGCCATCATCAAACTGAAATTCCATCTCGATCCGTACTCCCGCTGTATGTTCGCGTTCTGCAATCGCAGGCGCACATTGCTCAAGATCCTTCAGTGGGACGGGTCAGGGTTTTGGATCCTGATGAAACGGCTGGACCGCGATTCCTTCCATTGGCCTGACACACCGGATGAACTGCAGAAAGTTACGCTGAAAGAGATCCATTGGCTGTGCGATGGTTTATCCCTGAACCCCAGCGGCGCATTTGAAGAACGTCACCCGAAGATCGTCATATGA
- the tnpA gene encoding IS66 family insertion sequence element accessory protein TnpA — translation MAATRKARVPMAEQIRLINECRQSGMTDAEWCRENDIAVSTFYNWVSRCRKAAAEQIPAPNYGHHADPLPKQDVVPIDIVPDHLPEQHAASQMQQMYLDNSHTIEVTMKDVIIRISNDADPVLLTRTLRLIRETSC, via the coding sequence ATGGCAGCTACTCGCAAAGCCCGTGTTCCTATGGCAGAACAGATCAGGCTTATCAATGAATGCCGCCAGAGCGGCATGACAGATGCTGAATGGTGCCGTGAAAATGACATCGCAGTAAGCACCTTTTATAACTGGGTCAGCCGATGCCGGAAAGCGGCAGCGGAACAGATCCCTGCACCGAATTACGGTCATCATGCAGATCCACTTCCAAAACAGGATGTGGTTCCCATTGATATTGTTCCGGATCATCTTCCGGAGCAGCATGCGGCATCACAGATGCAGCAAATGTACCTTGACAATTCACATACGATTGAAGTGACCATGAAAGATGTGATCATTCGGATCAGCAATGATGCCGACCCTGTCCTTCTTACAAGGACACTCCGTCTGATCCGGGAGACTTCATGTTAG
- the tnpA gene encoding IS66 family insertion sequence element accessory protein TnpA produces the protein MMEVIPINTNDNVTSKADLWADRFHAFQESGLSRKEWCQQNGIPQSTLGYWIRKLQSEAAETESASDPVFAKLPSEHELHFSTAGTGKPPVMLCLPENIRIEAAADCPARLLTALLQALKNYA, from the coding sequence ATGATGGAGGTGATACCAATAAATACGAATGACAATGTAACCTCAAAGGCTGACCTTTGGGCAGACCGGTTCCATGCTTTTCAGGAAAGCGGTTTATCCCGCAAAGAATGGTGTCAGCAGAATGGAATCCCACAGTCTACACTGGGTTACTGGATCCGAAAGCTCCAGTCAGAAGCAGCTGAGACAGAAAGTGCTTCTGATCCGGTGTTTGCAAAGCTCCCTTCGGAACATGAACTCCATTTCAGTACAGCAGGTACAGGAAAACCTCCTGTGATGCTCTGTCTCCCGGAAAATATCCGGATTGAAGCTGCTGCGGACTGTCCAGCCAGACTGTTGACTGCCCTGCTTCAGGCCTTAAAGAACTATGCTTGA
- the tnpB gene encoding IS66 family insertion sequence element accessory protein TnpB (TnpB, as the term is used for proteins encoded by IS66 family insertion elements, is considered an accessory protein, since TnpC, encoded by a neighboring gene, is a DDE family transposase.), translated as MLDFSGSTTVYLACGCTDLRKSCTGLAAIIKLKFHLDPYSRCMFAFCNRRRTLLKILQWDGSGFWILMKRLDRDSFHWPDTPDELQKVTLKEIHWLCDGLSLNPSGAFEERHPKIVI; from the coding sequence ATGCTTGATTTTTCCGGAAGTACTACGGTCTATCTGGCATGTGGCTGCACGGACCTCCGGAAGAGCTGCACTGGTTTAGCGGCCATCATCAAACTGAAATTCCATCTCGATCCGTACTCCCGCTGTATGTTCGCGTTCTGCAATCGCAGGCGCACATTGCTCAAGATCCTTCAGTGGGACGGGTCAGGGTTTTGGATCCTGATGAAACGGCTGGACCGCGATTCCTTCCATTGGCCTGACACACCGGATGAACTGCAGAAAGTTACGCTGAAAGAGATCCATTGGCTGTGCGATGGTTTATCCCTGAACCCCAGCGGCGCATTTGAAGAACGTCACCCGAAGATCGTCATATGA
- the tnpC gene encoding IS66 family transposase — translation MDPLFTEEQLNKMSREDIISLMKTMQEHYQKQETKIQILEEKTKELEFLNAMLSDRLTLAQRKQFGPSSEKYADGYTQLNLFNEAEQEAEPDAPEPEMEEIHPSSYKRKKRSGKKEEDLSAFETTEVIEYKLTGADRNCPDCNTKYKVVTKETVKRLKFVPARFEVVEEVTYVYSCPKCGAMKRPEKAPSLLKGSVATPSLVAGIMNAKYVGGMPLARQEREFARYDLNLSTKTMANWIIQCADRYLQPLYELMKEEFLRSRYAHGDETRVQVIDEPEQKGSTQNWMWVYLTDEYSGAPRMVLFQYERTRAGYHPVEFLGDQYQGYFTCDGYQAYHSLPERITVTGCMAHARRRFDESLTVLKKDFTKEQLKETTAYQAMARIGMFYKIEEMIRDKSPEERYEERQKQAKPLLEAFFEWLHTLEDAVDRSSKIGEAVLYTLNQETYLKRYLEDGHLSIDNLAAERALKNFAIGRRNWLFAKSIRGAQASATVYSITETALLNGLKPYNYLTYVMEKMKELGAFPAKEEMLELLPWSSNLPDDCRSKLKK, via the coding sequence ATGGATCCGCTTTTTACAGAGGAACAACTGAACAAGATGAGCAGGGAGGATATCATCTCCCTGATGAAAACCATGCAGGAGCATTATCAGAAACAGGAAACAAAGATCCAGATCCTCGAAGAAAAAACAAAGGAACTGGAATTCCTGAACGCGATGCTTTCTGACCGTCTGACTCTTGCGCAGCGGAAACAGTTTGGCCCATCCAGCGAAAAATATGCGGATGGCTATACGCAGCTGAACCTTTTTAACGAGGCAGAGCAGGAAGCAGAGCCTGATGCGCCGGAGCCGGAAATGGAGGAGATCCATCCGTCTTCCTATAAAAGAAAGAAACGTTCCGGCAAAAAGGAGGAAGATCTTTCCGCCTTTGAGACAACGGAAGTAATTGAGTATAAGCTGACCGGCGCGGACCGAAACTGTCCGGACTGCAATACCAAATATAAAGTCGTGACAAAAGAGACGGTGAAGCGCCTGAAGTTTGTGCCTGCACGGTTTGAAGTGGTGGAGGAGGTCACCTATGTTTACAGCTGCCCAAAATGCGGGGCGATGAAACGTCCGGAAAAGGCGCCTTCCCTTCTCAAAGGCAGTGTGGCAACACCATCCCTGGTGGCAGGCATCATGAACGCAAAGTATGTGGGCGGCATGCCCCTTGCGCGTCAGGAACGGGAATTCGCCCGTTACGACCTGAACCTTTCCACAAAGACCATGGCGAATTGGATCATCCAGTGTGCGGACCGGTATCTGCAGCCGCTTTATGAACTGATGAAGGAAGAATTCCTCCGGAGCCGGTACGCTCATGGGGATGAAACCCGTGTTCAGGTAATCGATGAGCCGGAACAGAAAGGTTCCACCCAGAACTGGATGTGGGTCTATCTCACTGATGAATACAGCGGCGCACCCCGGATGGTCCTCTTCCAATACGAAAGAACCCGGGCGGGATATCATCCGGTGGAATTCCTTGGGGATCAGTACCAGGGATATTTCACCTGCGATGGATACCAGGCATACCACAGCCTTCCGGAAAGGATCACCGTGACAGGATGCATGGCCCATGCGAGGCGCAGATTTGATGAATCCCTGACCGTTTTGAAAAAGGACTTTACCAAAGAGCAGCTGAAGGAAACAACCGCATATCAGGCAATGGCACGGATCGGGATGTTCTATAAGATCGAAGAGATGATCCGTGACAAGTCACCGGAAGAAAGGTATGAAGAGCGTCAAAAGCAGGCAAAGCCGCTTTTAGAGGCTTTTTTCGAGTGGCTTCATACCCTGGAGGATGCTGTGGACAGATCTTCTAAGATCGGAGAGGCGGTCCTGTATACGCTGAACCAGGAAACCTATCTGAAAAGGTATCTGGAAGATGGCCATCTGAGTATTGACAATCTAGCTGCAGAGCGGGCACTGAAAAATTTTGCCATAGGGAGACGCAACTGGCTGTTTGCCAAAAGCATCCGCGGGGCACAGGCCAGTGCGACTGTGTACAGCATCACAGAAACTGCGCTTCTGAATGGACTGAAGCCATACAACTATCTCACATATGTGATGGAAAAGATGAAAGAACTCGGTGCGTTTCCGGCAAAGGAAGAAATGCTGGAGCTTCTCCCATGGTCCTCCAATCTGCCTGATGATTGCCGTAGCAAACTTAAAAAGTAA
- a CDS encoding helix-turn-helix domain-containing protein: MRYKKEKLISDIKNTFSVLKNTIESVSNEDNFLRKTLYPDSRSPIKNAFYTLFMAFYNMLVKEDLSPCDNNRLFENLKNLQSKIKMSTHYTNIEDRKKNIALTEGLIRGTFVKKEPSSLNHGAGLALDFENSIRRSKIETPRYEFKQGFLRLSDDRKYDKELESQIIHTICAMANIGPDSEGYIYIGVADKEKDAERIKILDGIEPMNISNHFVVGVEREAIILGISVENYCRKVLSIIQESKLSKDLKIAVLTKIDIIDYKGLTVIRICVPKQDELSYCGEDIYIRQYNNTVKLETAKEILAVNKIFEQR, from the coding sequence ATGAGATATAAAAAGGAAAAATTGATTTCAGATATTAAAAATACATTTTCAGTTTTAAAAAATACAATTGAAAGTGTAAGTAATGAGGATAATTTTTTGAGAAAGACTTTATATCCTGATTCAAGAAGTCCTATTAAAAATGCATTTTATACTTTATTTATGGCATTTTATAATATGTTAGTAAAAGAGGATTTATCACCATGTGATAATAATCGTTTGTTTGAAAACTTAAAAAATCTTCAATCAAAGATTAAGATGAGTACACATTATACAAATATTGAAGATCGTAAAAAAAATATAGCATTAACAGAAGGACTAATAAGAGGAACCTTTGTAAAGAAGGAGCCATCATCTTTGAATCATGGTGCGGGTTTAGCTTTAGATTTTGAAAATTCCATTCGTAGGTCTAAAATTGAAACACCAAGGTATGAATTTAAACAAGGTTTTTTAAGATTATCAGATGACCGGAAATATGATAAAGAATTAGAAAGTCAAATTATTCATACTATATGTGCAATGGCTAATATCGGTCCAGATAGTGAGGGTTATATATATATTGGTGTAGCTGACAAAGAAAAAGATGCTGAAAGAATTAAAATTCTGGATGGAATAGAACCAATGAATATATCAAACCATTTTGTAGTGGGGGTAGAAAGAGAGGCTATAATACTTGGGATTTCGGTGGAAAACTACTGTAGGAAGGTTTTGAGCATTATTCAAGAGTCAAAATTATCAAAAGACTTAAAAATAGCAGTTTTGACTAAAATTGATATTATAGATTATAAAGGGTTGACAGTAATTAGGATATGTGTACCGAAACAAGATGAACTTTCATACTGTGGGGAGGATATTTATATTCGACAATATAACAACACTGTAAAATTAGAAACCGCTAAAGAAATTTTGGCAGTAAATAAAATATTTGAACAAAGATAA
- the tnpC gene encoding IS66 family transposase, whose amino-acid sequence MDPLFTEEQLNKMSREDIISLMKTMREHYQKQETKIQILEEKTKELEFLNAMLSDRLTLAQRKQFGPSSEKYADGYTQLNLFNEAEQEAEPDAPEPEMEEIHPSSYKRKKRSGKKEEDLSAFETTEVIEYKLTGADRNCPDCNTKYKVVTKETVKRLKFVPARFEVVEEAAYVYSCPKCGAMKRPEKAPSLLKGSVATPSLAAGIMNAKYVGGMPLARQEREFARYGLNLSTKTMANWIIQCADRYLQPLYELMKEEFLRSRYAHGDETRVQVIDEPEQKGSTQNWMWVYLTDEYSGSPRMVLFQYERTRAGYHPVEFLGDQYQGYFTCDGYQAYHSLPERITVTGCMAHARRRFDESLTVLKKDFTKEQLKETTAYQAMARIGMFYKIEEMIRDKSPEERYEERQKQAKPLLEAFFEWLHTLEDAVDRSSKIGEAVLYTLNQETYLKRYLEDGHLSIDNLAAERALKNFAIGRRSWLFAKSIRGAQASATVYSITETALLNGLKPYNYLTYVMEKMKELGAFPAKEEMLELLPWSSNLPDDCRSKLKK is encoded by the coding sequence ATGGATCCGCTTTTTACAGAGGAACAACTGAACAAGATGAGCAGGGAGGATATCATCTCCCTGATGAAAACCATGCGGGAGCATTATCAGAAACAGGAAACAAAGATCCAGATCCTCGAAGAAAAAACAAAGGAACTGGAATTCCTGAACGCGATGCTTTCTGACCGTCTGACTCTTGCGCAGCGGAAACAGTTTGGCCCATCCAGCGAAAAATATGCGGATGGCTATACGCAGCTGAACCTTTTTAACGAGGCAGAGCAGGAAGCAGAGCCTGATGCGCCGGAGCCGGAAATGGAGGAGATCCATCCGTCTTCCTATAAAAGAAAGAAACGTTCCGGCAAAAAGGAGGAAGATCTTTCCGCCTTTGAGACAACGGAAGTAATTGAGTATAAGCTGACCGGCGCGGACCGAAACTGTCCGGACTGCAATACCAAATATAAAGTCGTGACAAAAGAGACGGTGAAGCGCCTGAAGTTTGTGCCTGCACGGTTTGAAGTGGTGGAGGAGGCCGCCTATGTTTACAGCTGCCCAAAATGCGGGGCGATGAAACGTCCGGAAAAGGCGCCTTCCCTTCTCAAAGGCAGTGTGGCAACACCATCCCTGGCGGCAGGCATCATGAACGCAAAGTATGTGGGCGGCATGCCCCTTGCGCGTCAGGAACGGGAATTCGCCCGTTACGGCCTGAACCTTTCCACAAAGACCATGGCGAATTGGATCATCCAGTGTGCGGACCGGTATCTGCAGCCGCTTTATGAACTGATGAAGGAAGAATTCCTCCGGAGCCGGTACGCTCATGGGGATGAAACCCGTGTTCAGGTAATCGATGAGCCGGAACAGAAAGGTTCCACCCAGAACTGGATGTGGGTCTATCTCACTGATGAATACAGCGGCTCACCCCGGATGGTCCTCTTCCAATACGAAAGAACCCGGGCGGGATATCATCCGGTGGAATTCCTTGGGGATCAGTACCAGGGATATTTCACCTGCGATGGATACCAGGCATACCACAGCCTTCCGGAAAGGATCACCGTGACAGGATGCATGGCCCATGCGAGGCGCAGATTTGATGAATCCCTGACCGTTTTGAAAAAGGACTTTACCAAAGAGCAGCTGAAGGAAACAACCGCATATCAGGCAATGGCACGGATCGGGATGTTCTATAAGATCGAGGAGATGATCCGTGACAAGTCACCGGAAGAAAGGTATGAAGAGCGTCAAAAGCAGGCAAAGCCGCTTTTAGAGGCTTTCTTTGAGTGGCTTCATACCCTGGAGGATGCTGTGGACAGATCTTCTAAGATCGGAGAGGCGGTCCTGTATACGCTGAACCAGGAAACCTATCTGAAAAGGTATCTGGAAGATGGCCATCTGAGTATTGACAATCTAGCTGCAGAGCGGGCACTGAAAAATTTTGCCATAGGGAGACGCAGCTGGCTGTTTGCCAAAAGCATCCGCGGGGCACAGGCCAGTGCGACTGTGTACAGCATCACAGAAACTGCGCTTCTGAATGGACTGAAGCCATACAACTATCTCACATATGTGATGGAAAAGATGAAAGAACTCGGTGCGTTTCCGGCAAAGGAAGAAATGCTGGAGCTTCTCCCATGGTCCTCCAATCTGCCTGATGATTGCCGCAGCAAACTTAAAAAATAA
- a CDS encoding virulence RhuM family protein, whose protein sequence is MSKRKTDITIHSSAAEYLTYVASVGDSNDSFEMRYEDENIWLTQKMLATLYDVNVRTINEHIKKIYDDGELAQESTIRKFRIVQTEGLRQVNREVIHYNLQMIVAVGFKVNNDRAVRFRKWAGQIVKDYTIQGWTMDKERLKKGHMFTDEYFERQLENIREIRLSERKFYQKVTDLYATAFDYDKDAKTTRQFFKMVQNKMHWAVHRHTAAELIVERANAEKEHMGLTTWESAPDGKIVKADVSVAKNYLSEKEMSYLERIVSLYLDYAELQAERRIPMSMEDWAKRLDGFLEFNGNELLMGPGKVSAEQAKLHAETEFEKYRIVQDRLFMSDYDKYLLELEYQAEQSDE, encoded by the coding sequence ATGTCAAAAAGGAAAACGGACATTACAATACACAGTTCTGCCGCGGAGTATTTGACTTATGTGGCTTCAGTCGGGGATAGTAACGATAGCTTTGAAATGCGTTATGAGGATGAAAATATCTGGCTGACGCAAAAAATGCTTGCGACTTTATATGATGTAAATGTGCGTACAATCAATGAACATATTAAAAAAATTTATGATGATGGTGAACTGGCACAGGAGTCAACTATCCGGAAATTCCGGATAGTTCAAACAGAAGGTTTGCGGCAGGTGAACCGGGAAGTGATTCACTATAACCTTCAAATGATCGTTGCGGTCGGCTTTAAAGTTAACAACGACCGTGCCGTAAGATTCCGCAAATGGGCTGGTCAGATTGTCAAGGATTATACAATTCAGGGCTGGACGATGGACAAAGAGCGCCTGAAAAAAGGGCATATGTTCACCGATGAATATTTTGAACGACAGCTGGAAAATATTCGTGAGATACGCCTATCTGAGCGCAAGTTTTATCAAAAGGTTACAGATCTCTATGCCACAGCGTTTGATTACGACAAAGATGCCAAGACTACCCGGCAGTTTTTCAAAATGGTACAGAACAAGATGCATTGGGCTGTACATCGGCATACGGCAGCAGAATTGATTGTAGAGCGTGCAAATGCTGAAAAAGAACATATGGGTTTGACAACATGGGAATCAGCGCCGGATGGGAAGATCGTCAAAGCTGATGTAAGTGTTGCTAAGAACTACCTGAGCGAAAAGGAAATGTCCTATTTGGAGAGAATCGTTTCACTTTATCTTGACTATGCGGAGTTACAGGCCGAACGAAGGATACCGATGAGTATGGAGGACTGGGCAAAGCGCCTTGACGGATTCCTGGAGTTTAATGGGAATGAACTGCTGATGGGACCGGGAAAAGTCAGTGCAGAGCAGGCAAAGCTTCATGCAGAGACTGAGTTTGAAAAATATCGTATTGTTCAGGATCGATTATTTATGTCAGATTACGATAAATATTTGTTAGAATTAGAATATCAAGCAGAGCAAAGTGATGAGTAA
- a CDS encoding reverse transcriptase domain-containing protein produces MLVPSFPISIALPVSQSSFIKWLFFVWEKMMNRTPEEVINLRPLVFLCGPLYDPSDKKDRRKILRQYLTRYKTTLSYNGKDYVIEPFALIIDKVFNTEDLENNQNIALIEEVIAACAYKNYIFIDTMSTALELGLFANSYSQNRTTALLPKDFRSFKPSIGYFVQQTIKKSDNIALCIYGNKRINKFIDGGRQVIENLVAFKSHQIPREIERDIKKDFSKGIESFILRIEFTTNIKDAEKILYQVNTEGIRMVIPPRILFYLVETFGSINNIKNALLDYFEYYECEKDKELVIMSILIRKGLCILELDSPFEYSIIDVIGSMSYFIEKLKTRVAFHQNYERLRYAPIKRWRSRKRFSACELLGLDIIEMRQMQSLFGYNKKKSVISKNLLINGKKRKIKMYSCTSEGFALRNFHLRLMKQLQKLFELQPYSYAYRKDRSILMCMNQHIDSKFFLKIDIRDFFNSISKGKMNKIIKCHLCYDPKQAYEDNVIWRKSRYLGEYVKEWLGIKEITDICFVNGRLALGMVTSPILSNIYMDFFDARFHDNYPELVYTRYSDDILISSGKWFDYKSILNFIAKELCYLGLEMNEHKVGFYKLKQAGDHIKFLGLNIVHGPAEENYITVGKQYIKDVCSNISQYEKKIGLFKKSQIIGQIEYIKFISTRDYLQLQKIYRIKNHKDLNVEELNRVGL; encoded by the coding sequence ATGCTTGTTCCAAGCTTTCCAATTTCTATCGCACTCCCTGTTAGCCAAAGCAGTTTTATCAAGTGGCTCTTTTTTGTGTGGGAGAAAATGATGAATAGGACGCCGGAAGAAGTTATTAATTTAAGACCACTTGTTTTTTTATGTGGACCATTATATGATCCATCAGATAAGAAAGACCGAAGAAAAATTTTGCGACAGTATCTGACGAGATATAAAACGACACTTAGTTATAATGGAAAAGATTATGTGATTGAACCATTTGCATTGATTATTGATAAGGTTTTTAACACAGAAGATCTGGAAAATAACCAAAATATTGCATTGATAGAAGAAGTGATTGCTGCATGTGCATATAAAAATTATATTTTTATAGATACAATGTCAACAGCTTTGGAGTTGGGACTTTTTGCAAATAGCTATTCTCAAAACAGAACCACGGCATTACTGCCAAAAGATTTCAGATCGTTTAAACCATCAATAGGATATTTTGTACAACAGACGATAAAAAAGTCGGATAATATTGCACTTTGTATTTATGGGAATAAAAGAATCAATAAATTTATTGATGGAGGCAGACAGGTTATAGAAAATCTGGTTGCTTTTAAATCACATCAAATTCCACGCGAAATAGAGCGTGATATAAAGAAAGACTTTAGCAAAGGAATAGAGAGCTTTATTCTGCGGATTGAATTTACAACAAATATTAAGGATGCTGAAAAAATCTTATACCAGGTTAATACAGAGGGGATTCGAATGGTTATTCCTCCACGAATTTTATTTTATTTGGTAGAAACCTTTGGAAGTATTAACAATATCAAAAATGCACTGCTGGATTATTTTGAATATTATGAGTGCGAAAAAGATAAAGAGCTGGTTATAATGTCTATATTAATACGAAAAGGATTGTGTATTCTGGAGTTGGATTCGCCGTTTGAATATAGCATCATCGATGTAATTGGGAGCATGAGCTATTTCATAGAAAAGTTAAAAACTCGTGTAGCCTTTCATCAGAATTATGAGCGACTGCGGTATGCTCCGATAAAACGTTGGAGATCTCGAAAACGATTTTCTGCATGCGAATTATTGGGCCTGGATATTATTGAAATGAGGCAGATGCAGTCACTGTTTGGATATAATAAGAAAAAATCTGTTATATCCAAAAACCTACTCATAAATGGCAAGAAAAGGAAAATAAAAATGTATTCTTGCACATCAGAAGGCTTTGCTTTAAGAAATTTTCATTTAAGACTTATGAAGCAGTTGCAGAAGTTATTTGAACTGCAGCCATATAGTTATGCTTATCGCAAAGATAGGTCGATTTTAATGTGTATGAACCAACACATTGACAGTAAATTTTTCTTAAAGATAGATATTAGAGACTTTTTCAATAGCATATCAAAAGGGAAAATGAATAAAATTATCAAGTGTCATTTGTGCTACGATCCTAAACAGGCTTATGAAGATAATGTGATATGGAGAAAGAGCAGGTATTTAGGTGAGTATGTAAAGGAATGGTTGGGAATTAAAGAAATTACAGATATATGTTTTGTGAATGGTCGGTTAGCCTTGGGAATGGTTACATCACCAATTCTATCAAATATTTACATGGATTTCTTTGATGCACGGTTTCATGATAACTATCCTGAATTAGTTTATACAAGATATTCCGATGATATATTAATTTCATCTGGAAAATGGTTCGACTATAAATCTATTTTAAATTTCATTGCAAAAGAATTGTGCTATCTTGGACTGGAGATGAATGAGCATAAGGTTGGATTTTATAAATTGAAGCAAGCGGGTGATCATATTAAGTTTTTAGGATTAAATATAGTCCATGGACCAGCGGAAGAAAATTATATTACAGTTGGAAAGCAGTATATAAAAGATGTTTGTTCCAATATTTCTCAATATGAAAAAAAGATAGGATTATTTAAAAAATCTCAAATTATTGGGCAAATAGAATATATTAAGTTTATTAGTACCAGAGATTATTTGCAATTGCAGAAAATATATAGAATCAAAAATCATAAAGATTTAAACGTGGAAGAATTGAATCGAGTGGGATTGTAA
- the tnpA gene encoding IS66 family insertion sequence element accessory protein TnpA yields MMEVIPINTNDNVTSKADLWADRFHAFQESGLSRKEWCQQNGIPQSTLGYWIRKLQSEAAETESASDPVFAKLPSEHELHFSTAGTGKPPVMLCLPENIRIEVAADCPARLLTALLQALKNYA; encoded by the coding sequence ATGATGGAGGTGATACCAATAAATACGAATGACAATGTAACCTCAAAGGCTGACCTTTGGGCAGACCGGTTCCATGCTTTTCAGGAAAGCGGTTTATCCCGCAAAGAATGGTGTCAGCAGAATGGAATCCCACAGTCTACACTGGGTTACTGGATCCGAAAGCTCCAGTCAGAAGCAGCTGAGACAGAAAGTGCTTCTGATCCGGTGTTTGCAAAGCTCCCTTCGGAACATGAACTCCATTTCAGTACAGCAGGTACAGGAAAACCTCCTGTGATGCTCTGTCTCCCGGAAAATATCCGGATTGAAGTTGCTGCGGACTGTCCAGCCAGACTGTTGACTGCCCTGCTTCAGGCCTTAAAGAACTATGCTTGA